In a genomic window of Sulfurisphaera tokodaii str. 7:
- a CDS encoding pantoate kinase, with amino-acid sequence MTDIEIIVPLNISGIWYPVYTEDIRYTGSIGLSLVLNPPIIAFPKKGEPEIYFNNQRVNFPNLKYLSLLANVKLYIQSEVPLGFGYGLSGAISLAYALASYELYNIKLEDALVVAHESEIFTNNGLGDLISEYYGGGLVYRKKPGAPGYGEVEKIIVEWEPICSKPLSKESTEKLIKNKNDNALVYINQFLHNPSLLKFFDLSRKFTEEIGFISPFPNSFRKKGLILRLKECEEGWIKHTPAIHGAYIR; translated from the coding sequence ATGACAGATATTGAAATTATCGTTCCCCTAAATATTTCTGGAATCTGGTATCCAGTTTATACTGAAGATATAAGGTATACTGGGTCTATAGGCTTATCATTGGTATTAAATCCGCCAATAATCGCTTTTCCTAAAAAAGGCGAACCAGAAATTTATTTTAATAATCAACGTGTGAATTTTCCAAATTTAAAGTATCTAAGTCTTTTAGCTAATGTAAAACTTTATATCCAATCTGAAGTACCTTTAGGTTTCGGCTACGGGCTTAGTGGTGCAATAAGTTTAGCTTATGCTCTAGCTTCTTATGAATTGTATAACATAAAATTAGAAGATGCACTTGTGGTTGCTCATGAAAGCGAAATATTTACTAATAATGGACTCGGTGATTTAATCTCTGAATATTATGGCGGAGGATTAGTTTATAGAAAGAAGCCCGGTGCTCCAGGATATGGAGAAGTAGAAAAAATTATAGTTGAATGGGAGCCAATTTGTAGTAAACCTTTATCAAAAGAATCTACAGAGAAATTAATAAAAAATAAAAATGATAATGCGCTAGTATATATAAACCAGTTTTTACATAATCCTTCTTTATTAAAGTTCTTTGACTTATCAAGGAAATTTACTGAAGAGATCGGATTTATATCCCCTTTTCCAAACTCTTTCAGAAAGAAAGGTTTAATACTTAGATTAAAAGAATGTGAAGAAGGATGGATAAAACACACACCAGCAATACATGGAGCTTACATTCGTTAA
- the panB gene encoding 3-methyl-2-oxobutanoate hydroxymethyltransferase, which yields MEKVTIRDFLKKKEKKEKIIMLTAYDYPSAKIISQTNLDGILVGDSLGMVVLGKENTLKVTMRDMLIHLDAVVKAKPPQLIVADMPFLSYETSIKDAVKNAGLLARHGADAVKLEGGEEMRDVVRAIVRAGIPVMGHIGLTPQRFLRIGGYRILGKREKEEEQLLKDAKTLEEAGAFSIVIENTYSDVAKKITESISIPTICIGAGPYCDGQILVIHDLLGLSDFTPYFAKKYIDLRGLIRRAIEDYISEVKEGKFPGKEHYKSRDS from the coding sequence ATGGAAAAGGTTACAATAAGGGATTTCTTGAAAAAGAAGGAAAAGAAAGAGAAAATAATAATGTTAACAGCCTACGATTATCCCTCAGCGAAGATAATATCTCAGACGAATCTTGATGGTATCCTAGTTGGAGACTCCCTTGGAATGGTAGTTTTAGGAAAAGAGAACACACTTAAAGTGACTATGAGAGATATGTTAATTCATTTAGACGCAGTAGTAAAAGCTAAGCCTCCACAGTTAATAGTTGCTGATATGCCATTCTTAAGCTATGAAACGTCAATCAAAGATGCTGTAAAAAATGCCGGATTACTTGCTAGACACGGTGCTGATGCAGTAAAATTAGAAGGTGGAGAGGAAATGAGAGATGTTGTTAGGGCTATAGTAAGGGCTGGAATACCTGTTATGGGTCATATAGGATTAACCCCACAAAGATTCTTAAGAATAGGTGGATATAGAATTTTGGGGAAAAGAGAAAAAGAAGAGGAACAATTACTTAAAGATGCAAAAACACTAGAAGAAGCTGGGGCTTTTTCAATAGTAATAGAAAACACTTACTCAGATGTGGCTAAAAAGATAACTGAAAGCATTAGTATTCCAACGATATGTATAGGAGCAGGACCATATTGTGACGGACAAATTTTAGTTATTCATGACTTACTTGGTCTTTCAGATTTTACTCCTTATTTTGCAAAAAAATATATAGATTTACGGGGACTAATAAGAAGAGCAATAGAGGATTATATTTCAGAGGTAAAAGAAGGGAAATTCCCAGGAAAAGAACATTATAAATCTCGAGATAGCTGA
- the thiD gene encoding bifunctional hydroxymethylpyrimidine kinase/phosphomethylpyrimidine kinase, producing the protein MKKVVALSVAGIDTGNGAGAETDIKVYEILGVHGTLVVSAITAQNTRGIKDILVIERDFFQKQLETVLEDFDINNVKIGMIYNKEQYEVVKEYLEGKTIVTDPVIFAKDGTQLIKDLEDYKKYILPITTVLTPNAVEASYFSGINIKTLEDMKKSSKIISNTYNIPYVIVKGGHISTKYSFDILYDAKKDFFYLVGYERINQKNTHGTGSVFSTVISAELAKGEKIYNAIRIARDILQTSIEYGLEIGKGIGPVDPLVYIEKNAYKYKVIEDMYKFANFVESTPSFYKLIPEVQSNLAHSIPSSYVKDLNDIATFKNRIIRNWDNKVSIGFPVVFGKPTHTARLLLATIRKGERATVLINLRYDENTIKLLRLYGYDVIEIDREKEPEHEIEGKSMQWIIDFIYENYGKIPNVIFDKGMKGKEAMIRIWTEDIDTIIDTLNYICKNLS; encoded by the coding sequence ATGAAAAAGGTAGTAGCACTTAGTGTGGCAGGAATAGATACTGGTAATGGTGCAGGAGCAGAAACTGATATAAAAGTTTACGAAATATTAGGAGTACATGGTACGTTAGTAGTTTCTGCTATAACTGCTCAAAACACCAGAGGTATAAAAGATATACTTGTCATTGAAAGAGATTTTTTTCAAAAACAACTAGAAACAGTTCTAGAGGATTTTGACATAAATAATGTTAAGATAGGAATGATTTACAATAAGGAACAATATGAAGTTGTAAAGGAATATTTAGAAGGAAAGACCATTGTAACAGATCCAGTAATATTTGCTAAAGATGGAACTCAGCTAATTAAAGATCTTGAGGATTATAAAAAATATATCCTACCGATTACTACAGTTCTCACTCCTAATGCTGTTGAGGCCTCTTATTTTTCTGGTATTAACATTAAGACTCTTGAGGATATGAAGAAAAGTAGTAAGATAATTTCTAATACATATAATATACCATACGTAATAGTTAAAGGTGGCCATATATCTACGAAGTACAGTTTTGACATTCTCTATGATGCTAAAAAAGATTTCTTTTACCTAGTTGGTTATGAGAGAATTAATCAAAAAAATACACACGGAACTGGTAGCGTATTCTCAACAGTAATATCGGCCGAATTAGCAAAAGGAGAAAAAATATATAATGCGATAAGAATTGCTAGAGATATTCTTCAAACTTCTATTGAATATGGTCTTGAAATAGGAAAGGGAATAGGACCAGTGGATCCTCTTGTTTACATAGAAAAGAATGCTTATAAATATAAAGTTATAGAAGATATGTATAAATTTGCTAATTTTGTTGAATCTACTCCTTCATTTTATAAGTTAATACCAGAAGTTCAATCAAACTTAGCCCACTCAATACCTTCATCATATGTTAAAGATCTTAATGATATTGCAACTTTTAAAAATAGGATAATAAGAAATTGGGATAATAAAGTGAGTATAGGCTTTCCAGTAGTTTTCGGAAAACCTACACATACTGCCAGATTACTTCTAGCAACAATAAGAAAAGGAGAAAGAGCTACGGTTCTTATTAATTTAAGATATGATGAAAATACAATAAAACTTCTACGCTTATATGGATATGATGTTATAGAAATAGATAGGGAAAAAGAACCAGAGCATGAAATAGAGGGAAAAAGTATGCAATGGATAATAGATTTTATATACGAAAATTACGGAAAGATTCCCAATGTAATATTTGATAAGGGAATGAAAGGAAAGGAAGCAATGATAAGAATTTGGACAGAAGATATTGATACAATAATTGATACACTAAATTATATATGTAAAAATTTAAGCTGA
- a CDS encoding 4Fe-4S dicluster domain-containing protein: MRVTDASIFSRALTTIEIKEIEKLLIKEDKEVVIGRLTSMNGDIIKYSNPKIIPSPTKLPSGNIIEEIKSDSSIYSIYRVAPGLTFEELISELKKYSKVPVLFPLYLQGSIGGFIATNGSGFGSYKFGFVRGKKEVHSLKDNEAIVMTANYTEVIESDKESKFAWSAIILDDKERFYLTSNYAKLEGISGSSIDTYSLINDINKIVIQSFKRDYIPVMLRFPESSYSKLAQLKFFEKIIGYKINFNSPDKYYVFLGRIKFDDLNELFSFLKKNKDFLPFPSLSEYDKLHLEILNKLGKKTKLPKEYKSIVSIYNEATKCINCGLCLNVCKAYEVTHNPLYSPVGKIGRLIMEEKDFETCFGCVKDEEVCPVNIPISKLTTEGVNIISPEKIKIEIQDLPSDIPNLAKKLQNTYRNRPLYLLFVGCASKYDINGVRGFLTYLLDKGNSLPQDFSPRVELVNACCGFDDFIGGNIQGAKDKVSKILELKKNKNAQGIYFLCPEALYIYNLLSGDTGILAYEVVKDALKERKIHAGCWAKKLGIKGNDDECAGLNLTTYKGYPIPSKGKAVLTICPFSTWKYGTSSVYSVFYVGSENMEKLVGEKDLDNLLLDLSIDSIKEALTDSVDEIAEKVSLWNLGGEGYFILVTYPVILNKFKNILEQKIKEHERKDEMIKYISKIVNDTIILDQKITLISDYLRGQNYSSLIMEMREKILTSSKLEYSAKDLVNSDQMIKAIDEMIKRAITPKLIERVFKEIIYS; the protein is encoded by the coding sequence ATGAGAGTTACTGATGCATCAATCTTTAGTAGGGCTTTGACTACTATTGAAATCAAAGAAATAGAAAAACTTCTTATCAAGGAAGATAAAGAAGTTGTAATTGGAAGACTTACCTCGATGAATGGGGACATTATAAAATATTCTAACCCTAAAATTATTCCTTCACCTACAAAATTACCTTCTGGGAATATAATAGAAGAAATCAAATCCGATTCTTCTATTTATTCTATTTATAGAGTAGCACCAGGACTTACATTTGAAGAACTTATATCCGAATTAAAGAAATACTCAAAAGTACCAGTACTTTTTCCATTATATCTGCAAGGAAGCATAGGAGGGTTCATAGCAACTAATGGGTCTGGATTTGGAAGTTACAAATTTGGTTTTGTAAGAGGAAAGAAAGAGGTTCACAGTCTTAAAGATAATGAAGCAATCGTTATGACAGCAAATTATACAGAAGTAATTGAAAGTGATAAAGAAAGTAAGTTTGCATGGAGTGCAATTATACTAGATGACAAAGAAAGATTTTATTTAACTTCTAATTATGCGAAACTGGAAGGTATTTCTGGGAGTAGTATTGATACTTACTCTTTAATTAACGATATAAATAAAATTGTTATACAGAGCTTTAAAAGAGATTATATACCAGTTATGCTCAGATTTCCAGAGTCTTCATATTCTAAGTTAGCTCAATTAAAATTTTTTGAAAAAATTATAGGATACAAAATAAATTTTAATTCACCAGATAAATACTATGTATTTTTAGGACGGATTAAGTTTGATGATTTAAACGAGCTTTTCTCTTTTTTAAAGAAAAATAAAGACTTCTTACCTTTCCCCTCACTTTCTGAATATGACAAATTACATTTAGAGATTTTAAACAAATTAGGAAAGAAGACTAAATTGCCAAAAGAGTATAAGAGCATAGTTAGCATATATAACGAGGCAACTAAATGTATTAACTGTGGATTATGCCTTAATGTTTGTAAAGCATACGAAGTCACCCATAACCCTCTATATTCTCCAGTTGGGAAAATTGGTAGACTTATAATGGAGGAAAAGGATTTTGAAACTTGCTTTGGATGTGTAAAAGATGAAGAAGTATGCCCAGTAAATATACCAATTAGTAAATTAACTACTGAAGGGGTAAATATTATTTCTCCAGAAAAAATTAAAATAGAAATACAAGATTTACCTTCAGATATCCCTAACCTAGCAAAAAAACTTCAAAATACTTATAGAAATAGGCCTTTGTATTTGCTCTTTGTAGGATGCGCATCTAAATATGATATAAATGGTGTTAGAGGTTTTTTAACATACTTGTTAGATAAAGGAAACTCTTTGCCTCAAGACTTTTCTCCTAGAGTAGAATTAGTAAATGCTTGTTGCGGTTTTGATGATTTTATTGGAGGGAATATTCAAGGTGCTAAAGATAAGGTAAGTAAAATTTTAGAATTAAAGAAAAATAAAAATGCCCAAGGTATTTATTTCCTCTGTCCAGAAGCATTATACATTTACAATTTACTATCTGGAGATACGGGTATATTAGCATATGAAGTTGTAAAAGATGCATTAAAAGAAAGAAAAATTCATGCTGGTTGTTGGGCTAAAAAACTAGGAATTAAAGGAAATGATGATGAATGTGCTGGATTAAATTTGACTACATATAAGGGATATCCAATACCTTCTAAGGGAAAAGCTGTGCTAACAATTTGTCCATTTTCTACATGGAAATATGGTACTTCATCTGTATATTCCGTATTTTATGTAGGATCTGAGAATATGGAGAAGCTTGTTGGAGAAAAAGATTTAGATAATTTATTACTAGATCTATCAATTGATTCAATTAAAGAAGCCTTAACAGACTCAGTAGATGAAATTGCAGAGAAAGTTAGCTTATGGAACTTAGGCGGTGAAGGATACTTTATCCTTGTTACATACCCAGTTATTCTAAATAAGTTTAAGAATATACTAGAACAGAAAATAAAAGAGCACGAAAGAAAGGATGAAATGATTAAATACATTTCAAAGATAGTTAATGACACTATAATACTAGATCAGAAGATTACATTAATTTCAGATTATTTAAGGGGTCAAAATTATTCTAGTTTAATTATGGAGATGAGAGAAAAAATTCTTACTTCAAGTAAACTTGAATATTCGGCTAAAGATCTAGTAAACAGTGATCAAATGATAAAAGCAATTGATGAGATGATAAAAAGAGCAATTACACCAAAGCTTATTGAAAGAGTATTTAAGGAAATAATATATTCTTAA
- a CDS encoding MoaD family protein codes for MKIRLRYFSFIQDFTNKSSEEIETECKTVECLLEQLSSLYGDEFLRIIKNGLGSVRVTILVNGKANVNNINDGDEIAILPPPSGGELYVSKRFDLLEEIKKFREKAPPEAGSLVIYLGFVKGIVENHKVYELKYEAYEEYTRRRFKEIIDEVKKKYNDLVDLQIIHVIDNMKPGEDVLLIMALGKGRKDAIHAVEETLELVKHTTGIWKLEIRDDGEFWVVAGNTRVRRNEKGSST; via the coding sequence ATGAAAATACGTTTAAGATATTTTTCATTTATCCAAGACTTTACAAATAAGAGTTCTGAGGAAATAGAAACAGAATGTAAAACAGTAGAATGTTTACTTGAACAGTTATCTTCTTTATATGGAGATGAATTCTTAAGAATTATCAAAAATGGCTTAGGTAGTGTAAGAGTTACTATTCTAGTTAATGGTAAAGCTAATGTAAATAACATTAATGATGGAGATGAAATAGCAATTTTACCTCCACCTTCTGGAGGAGAATTATATGTTTCAAAGAGATTTGATCTTTTAGAGGAAATAAAAAAATTTAGAGAAAAAGCACCACCAGAAGCTGGATCACTAGTAATTTATTTAGGTTTCGTAAAGGGAATAGTTGAGAATCATAAAGTTTATGAATTGAAATATGAAGCTTACGAGGAATATACAAGGAGAAGATTTAAGGAAATAATAGATGAAGTTAAGAAAAAATATAATGATCTAGTTGATTTACAAATTATTCATGTAATAGATAACATGAAACCAGGTGAAGATGTATTGTTGATTATGGCATTAGGAAAGGGTAGAAAAGATGCTATACATGCAGTAGAAGAAACCTTAGAATTAGTGAAACATACGACGGGTATTTGGAAATTAGAAATAAGAGATGATGGAGAATTTTGGGTAGTTGCTGGAAATACTAGAGTGAGAAGAAATGAAAAAGGTAGTAGCACTTAG
- the ppa gene encoding inorganic diphosphatase has protein sequence MKLSPGKKAPDEVNVLIEIPLGSNIKYEYDEEEEVVKVDRILYTSMVYPFNYGFIPGTLEEDGDPLDVLVISNYPLLPGTAIEVRPIGILYMRDEEGEDAKIIAVPKDKVDPTFSNIKDIIDLPQAIKDKINHFFEHYKELEPGKWVKISGWGGVSEAKTRINEAIKRANSK, from the coding sequence ATGAAATTAAGCCCAGGTAAAAAGGCACCAGATGAAGTAAATGTTCTAATAGAGATACCTTTAGGATCAAATATAAAATATGAGTACGATGAAGAAGAAGAAGTAGTGAAAGTAGATAGAATCCTTTACACCTCGATGGTTTATCCATTTAATTATGGCTTTATACCTGGTACATTAGAAGAAGATGGAGACCCCTTAGATGTATTAGTAATTAGCAATTATCCATTACTACCAGGAACGGCTATAGAAGTTAGACCTATAGGAATACTCTATATGAGGGATGAAGAAGGAGAAGACGCAAAAATTATTGCAGTGCCAAAAGATAAAGTAGACCCGACATTTTCAAATATAAAGGATATAATTGATTTACCTCAAGCTATTAAAGACAAGATAAACCACTTCTTCGAACACTATAAAGAACTTGAGCCAGGTAAATGGGTTAAGATATCTGGTTGGGGAGGAGTTTCGGAGGCTAAAACTAGAATTAATGAAGCCATAAAAAGGGCAAATTCAAAATGA
- a CDS encoding ABC transporter permease, protein MLKTFINKELLEIRRDKKLLLSSILLPFILLPLIGVILYASVSAQPPIIAVINNNSANTPYVNIVTSYIKHNGGIVITNSTQNADVVIVFPNEFYQNISNISRQAFVYFYVLISSNQNALDIANNALYTLLLNISNQRIEYLKNLAHVNVTPSSIRNPIYVVLGYRSITGKVVSSGVSQLASFARIIALVLFPSATPVVFYLLEGITGERERKTLESLLATPLSIRSFIISKLFVAIILGIFSSLGDIVGTFFFISLSSYAFNISVSLTFSFLIIIVLVYLISILLTGALSLIFLFIFGGSTRNIQIINFIIISFGMIASFVALFINPSQLTFPLTAIYGIPYVQLSLGLLLYVFGSIRDSIFSLSATMIVSVFLILLVSRYFNSERLLLK, encoded by the coding sequence ATGCTTAAAACATTTATAAATAAAGAATTATTAGAAATTAGAAGAGACAAAAAACTATTACTCTCTTCCATCTTATTACCCTTCATACTTTTACCTTTAATTGGCGTAATACTATATGCATCAGTTTCTGCCCAACCTCCAATTATAGCAGTTATAAATAATAATTCTGCAAACACTCCTTATGTCAATATAGTTACTAGTTACATTAAACATAATGGCGGAATCGTGATAACAAATAGTACTCAAAATGCTGATGTAGTTATAGTTTTTCCAAATGAATTTTATCAAAATATAAGTAACATATCTCGTCAAGCCTTTGTTTACTTTTACGTACTAATTTCATCAAATCAAAACGCTCTTGATATTGCAAATAATGCTTTATATACTTTATTACTTAATATATCAAATCAAAGAATCGAATATTTGAAAAACTTAGCTCATGTAAATGTTACTCCTTCTTCTATCAGGAATCCGATATATGTGGTTTTAGGTTATCGCTCAATAACCGGAAAAGTTGTTTCATCTGGAGTTAGCCAACTAGCTAGTTTTGCCAGAATTATTGCATTAGTGTTATTTCCTAGTGCTACACCAGTGGTCTTCTATCTATTAGAAGGAATAACCGGAGAACGGGAGAGGAAGACATTAGAATCCTTACTTGCAACTCCACTATCAATAAGGTCTTTTATCATTTCAAAATTATTTGTAGCAATAATTTTAGGAATTTTCTCTTCTTTAGGCGATATTGTAGGAACATTCTTCTTTATATCACTCTCATCTTATGCATTTAATATTTCAGTGTCTCTTACTTTTTCATTTCTTATAATCATAGTATTAGTCTATTTAATTTCTATTCTGTTAACCGGGGCATTGAGTTTAATATTCTTATTTATATTTGGAGGTTCTACTAGAAATATTCAGATAATTAATTTTATAATAATATCCTTTGGGATGATAGCTTCATTTGTAGCACTCTTTATAAATCCAAGCCAATTAACATTTCCATTAACAGCAATATATGGTATTCCTTATGTTCAATTAAGTCTTGGATTACTCCTATATGTATTCGGATCAATACGAGATTCCATATTCTCTCTCTCGGCAACAATGATTGTATCTGTATTTCTAATATTACTGGTATCCAGATACTTTAATTCCGAGAGGCTTCTCTTAAAATAA
- a CDS encoding HD domain-containing protein, whose product MSLERVIIGCKNLVRTGWMQRGVPPSIGETVSQHSWEAAVLAYYLASKLKEKGVKINPERASVIALFHDVAESLLGDLPKWASERIEEKEEIELEAIKELGLDVELFIEYKEMKSLEGKIAKLCDRLSTYMQAKRYAKLGYDVSEIIKTYEKEIENLMKDEKLSLIINEINNLIKNING is encoded by the coding sequence ATGAGTTTAGAAAGAGTTATTATAGGATGTAAAAATTTAGTTAGAACTGGTTGGATGCAAAGAGGAGTACCGCCATCAATAGGAGAGACAGTATCCCAGCATAGTTGGGAAGCGGCTGTTTTAGCATATTATCTTGCTAGTAAGCTTAAGGAAAAAGGTGTTAAGATTAATCCTGAAAGAGCATCAGTGATAGCATTATTTCATGACGTTGCTGAGAGTTTGCTAGGAGATTTACCAAAATGGGCTTCTGAGAGAATAGAAGAAAAGGAGGAAATAGAACTTGAAGCTATTAAAGAACTAGGTCTGGATGTTGAATTATTCATAGAATATAAGGAAATGAAAAGCTTAGAAGGAAAGATTGCAAAATTATGTGATAGATTATCTACATACATGCAAGCAAAGAGATATGCTAAATTAGGTTATGATGTTAGTGAAATAATCAAAACCTACGAAAAGGAAATTGAAAACCTCATGAAGGATGAGAAATTATCTTTGATTATTAATGAGATAAATAACTTGATAAAGAATATAAATGGCTAA
- a CDS encoding ABC transporter ATP-binding protein codes for MNEEIVISVINLRKKFGNFWALKDVNFTVKKGEVFGLIGPNGAGKTTTLRVVAGIIKSYEGIVKVFGLDPVKAKNNGYISYMPEDAFPYEKLTGIENLQFFAELYSRGDKRKTQEFVELGIKIANLGDKIYQPTSTYSRGMKRRLIIARTLMVMPKLAILDEPTSALDVDSAVRVRNTIVEMSKKYGITIILSSHNMLEVQYMCDNIAMINDGKTIISGSPNDIIEKLKVKNLEEAFMKVISNA; via the coding sequence ATGAATGAAGAAATTGTTATCAGTGTTATCAATCTTAGAAAAAAGTTCGGTAATTTTTGGGCCTTAAAAGATGTTAACTTTACGGTTAAAAAGGGGGAAGTATTTGGTTTAATTGGCCCTAATGGTGCTGGTAAAACTACTACACTTAGGGTAGTTGCAGGTATAATTAAGAGCTACGAAGGTATCGTAAAAGTATTTGGTTTAGATCCTGTAAAAGCTAAAAATAACGGATATATCTCCTATATGCCAGAAGATGCGTTCCCGTATGAAAAACTTACTGGAATAGAAAATTTACAATTTTTTGCTGAACTTTACAGTCGTGGTGATAAGAGGAAAACTCAAGAATTCGTTGAATTAGGCATAAAAATAGCTAATTTAGGGGATAAAATATACCAGCCAACCTCAACATATAGTAGGGGAATGAAAAGAAGGCTTATTATTGCTAGAACGTTAATGGTGATGCCTAAATTAGCAATTCTTGACGAACCCACGTCAGCACTTGATGTTGACTCTGCTGTAAGGGTAAGAAACACAATAGTTGAAATGTCAAAAAAATACGGAATTACGATTATTTTGTCTTCTCATAATATGTTAGAGGTTCAATATATGTGTGATAATATAGCCATGATAAATGATGGAAAGACAATTATTTCTGGTAGTCCGAATGATATCATTGAAAAGTTAAAGGTTAAAAACCTTGAAGAAGCTTTCATGAAGGTGATTTCAAATGCTTAA
- a CDS encoding Lrp/AsnC ligand binding domain-containing protein — protein sequence MPVKAYILVVTAVGKETDVANSIKRINGVKEANPVYGEYDVVAEIVTDSLDELNKVISQIRKDPSILRTVTLIVM from the coding sequence ATGCCGGTAAAAGCGTATATATTAGTTGTAACCGCTGTGGGAAAAGAAACAGATGTGGCTAATTCAATAAAAAGAATAAACGGTGTAAAAGAAGCTAATCCAGTATATGGAGAATACGATGTAGTAGCGGAAATTGTTACAGATAGTTTAGATGAGCTAAATAAGGTAATTTCTCAAATTAGAAAAGATCCATCTATTCTAAGAACTGTAACTCTAATTGTAATGTAA
- a CDS encoding 4-phosphopantoate--beta-alanine ligase: MDKTHTSNTWSLHSLIPENHPRKESLIIREKIVDGLLDGYVAPQGLIAHGRGECFDYLIGEKTQEFAIKAIKAGVASLLLAKNPVISVNGNMAALVPNEIVKLAELTNAKIEVNLFYRTIERERKIAEILKKAGAKEVLGVDEDASATIPELFSERRRVSPRGIYIADVVLLGLEDGDRTEALVKMGKKVIAIDLNPISRTSQKASITIVDNVIRAFPKMVEIAKELRNKSKEELEQIVKNYNNKEILAESLRFISNYLLQLSRDL, from the coding sequence ATGGATAAAACACACACCAGCAATACATGGAGCTTACATTCGTTAATCCCAGAAAATCATCCTAGAAAAGAATCTCTCATAATAAGAGAAAAAATAGTGGATGGTTTATTAGATGGCTATGTTGCGCCCCAAGGATTAATTGCTCATGGAAGGGGAGAATGTTTTGACTATCTTATTGGAGAAAAAACTCAAGAATTTGCGATTAAAGCTATAAAAGCCGGAGTTGCTTCTCTACTGTTAGCTAAAAACCCCGTAATATCGGTAAATGGTAATATGGCAGCACTAGTACCTAACGAAATAGTAAAATTGGCGGAATTAACAAATGCAAAAATAGAAGTGAACTTGTTTTATAGGACTATTGAAAGAGAAAGGAAGATTGCTGAAATACTAAAGAAGGCTGGTGCAAAAGAGGTCTTAGGTGTTGATGAAGATGCGTCGGCTACTATTCCAGAACTTTTCAGTGAAAGAAGAAGAGTTAGTCCAAGAGGAATATACATAGCTGATGTAGTATTATTAGGATTAGAAGACGGAGATAGAACAGAAGCTTTAGTTAAAATGGGTAAGAAAGTTATTGCAATAGACTTAAACCCTATTTCAAGAACTTCTCAGAAAGCTAGCATAACTATAGTAGATAATGTGATTAGAGCATTTCCAAAAATGGTTGAGATAGCTAAAGAACTAAGAAACAAAAGTAAAGAGGAATTAGAACAAATAGTGAAAAATTATAATAACAAGGAAATATTAGCTGAAAGTCTTAGATTTATAAGTAACTACCTTCTTCAGCTATCTCGAGATTTATAA